The following coding sequences are from one Ornithodoros turicata isolate Travis chromosome 1, ASM3712646v1, whole genome shotgun sequence window:
- the LOC135389699 gene encoding uncharacterized protein K02A2.6-like — protein sequence MLPDSLAQDFSQLFSTELGLANGFTHKVKVRQDVPPVIAKLRRLPLAVRDAVTEELRRLEKEDIIERVEASEWVSPIVVIPKKDGKIRLCVDLREVNKAIIPDLFPLPHTEELLNALAGAQYFSRIDLRSAYHQVLLHPESRSLTTFITHDGLYRFKRVCFGLSSAPAMFQRMMSLILKDCSGVLCYIDDIIVFGRHKAEHQENLRRVLTVIRSTGLKLNAKCVFETQELEFLGHHVSTHGLRPLRSQVEAITHAPAPKDVATLRSFLGLVGFYSKFVPNFATLVEPMRALLRKNQPFLWTDIVNDSFNAVKSLFREDRVAHPFDPTLPVIVTTDASSYGLGAVLQQMQGNMYRTVAFASRTLSSQERKYAVAEREALACLWACEHWHVYLWGRPFLIRTHHQALVTLLSARGTGRRPLRLSRWTERLLRYNFTVEYCRGTDNKIADALSRLPLSHDAQTEELNQEYDFVGQIETSVAKTDLQLASRNDPILKQVMEFVIEGWPLKQDLIPSHQPFFRVQEELTVFEDLLIRGDRIVVPPAFTGHLIQLAHESHPGIVCTKQRLREKYWWPQMDKQVENAVKSCHICQDADKSAKTADTPLQPIPFPSRPWEKVAVDIMGPFEKAPPDCNYAVVMVDYFSKWPEAKFCANVTASTILDFLRSVFAREGYPDNLVSDHGPQFISHQFEQFLRDRGIQHSFSSLYYPRANGLVERFNRVLKNYVQATFLEGRPLRQTVTEYLGLYRCTPHATTGKSPAELLHVRKPRTRLDIVGIPSSLLEDDTAAAMTNLRERVRRHQQQSKTYTDQKHRAKAPKCKVGDYVRVRKPGFTPKGMPSFSKPLEIIQQKGRYSFLLADGNTWNASKFAPAAIQPASSNPTPSTESFRLDYPTYITTGMDASDVPVSQSQHETNQEAAPQVYPPATGIGAPTDVPGAGSRLPSNEGAGQQTRLLPPRHRRPPKIYGDPVGH from the coding sequence ATGCTACCAGACTCACTTGCACAGGACTTTTCACAGCTATTTTCAACAGAGCTGGGTTTGGCTAACGGATTTACCCACAAGGTGAAAGTTCGTCAAGATGTCCCACCCGTAATTGCTAAACTACGTCGACTGCCATTGGCAGTTCGCGACGCTGTTACGGAAGAGCTGCGTCGCCTTGAAAAGGAAGACATAATAGAACGGGTTGAGGCGTCAGAATGGGTTTCCCCCATTGTAGTAATTCCAAAAAAGGATGGAAAGATTCGCCTTTGTGTGGACCTTCGTGAGGTGAACAAAGCCATCATACCAGACCTGTTCCCTCTTCCACATACAGAAGAGCTGCTGAATGCGCTAGCAGGAGCTCAGTACTTCTCTCGAATCGATTTAAGGTCAGCGTACCATCAAGTCCTTCTGCATCCTGAAAGTAGGAGCTTGACCACATTTATTACCCATGATGGACTCTACAGATTCAAACGGGTCTGCTTCGGACTTTCATCTGCGCCCGCCATGTTTCAAAGAATGATGTCTTTGATACTCAAGGATTGCTCCGGAGTATTATGTTACATCGACGACATCATTGTGTTTGGGAGACACAAAGCTGAACATCAAGAAAATCTTCGAAGAGTGCTCACCGTCATTCGCTCAACCGGATTGAAGCTCAATGCAAAATGTGTGTTCGAGACACAGGAGCTGGAATTCCTAGGGCACCACGTAAGCACTCATGGATTACGTCCGCTTCGTTCTCAAGTGGAAGCAATTACACATGCACCAGCACCAAAGGATGTTGCTACCCTACGTTCGTTTTTGGGACTTGTGGGTTTTTACTCAAAGTTCGTCCCAAACTTTGCCACGCTCGTGGAGCCTATGCGTGCCCTACTACGAAAAAATCAACCCTTCCTGTGGACAGACATTGTCAATGACAGTTTCAATGCTGTGAAGTCACTCTTCAGAGAAGACCGTGTCGCCCACCCGTTCGACCCTACACTACCAGTAATCGTCACGACAGACGCTTCTTCGTACGGATTAGGAGCTGTTCTGCAACAAATGCAAGGCAATATGTATCGGACAGTTGCTTTTGCTTCACGTACCCTTTCTTCGCAAGAGCGCAAGTATGCTGTAGCGGAAAGAGAAGCGCTGGCATGCCTATGGGCGTGCGAGCACTGGCACGTCTACCTTTGGGGTCGTCCTTTTCTTATTCGCACACATCACCAAGCCTTGGTGACATTGCTATCGGCACGCGGCACAGGGAGACGTCCACTGCGACTTAGTAGATGGACAGAGCGCCTCCTTCGTTACAATTTCACAGTCGAGTACTGCCGGGGTACCGACAACAAAATAGCAGATGCGCTGTCGCGATTGCCTCTGTCACACGATGCCCAGACTGAAGAGCTTAATCAGGAATACGACTTTGTTGGCCAAATCGAAACGTCTGTAGCGAAGACAGACCTTCAATTAGCATCACGGAATGATCCGATCTTGAAACAAGTCATGGAGTTCGTGATTGAAGGATGGCCGTTAAAGCAAGACTTGATTCCGAGTCATCAGCCATTTTTTCGAGTACAAGAGGAACTCACGGTATTCGAAGACCTCCTAATACGTGGAGATCGCATAGTGGTACCACCAGCGTTCACGGGACATCTCATACAGCTAGCCCATGAATCGCACCCAGGCATCGTGTGCACCAAGCAGCGTTTAAGGGAGAAATACTGGTGGCCACAGATGGATAAACAAGTTGAGAATGCTGTCAAGTCGTGTCATATTTGTCAAGACGCCGATAAAAGTGCGAAGACGGCTGACACGCCACTGCAACCCATTCCGTTTCCGAGCAGGCCATGGGAGAAGGTAGCTGTGGACATAATGGGCCCTTTTGAAAAAGCTCCTCCTGACTGCAATTACGCCGTCGTGATGGTGGACTATTTTTCTAAATGGCCAGAGGCCAAGTTCTGCGCGAATGTGACAGCATCAACAATTTTGGACTTCCTGAGATCAGTGTTTGCACGTGAAGGCTATCCGGACAACCTGGTGTCCGATCACGGACCCCAGTTCATTTCACATCAGTTTGAACAGTTCCTCAGGGATAGAGGCATTCAACATTCATTTTCATCTCTGTATTATCCACGTGCAAACGGGCTTGTTGAAAGGTTTAATAGAGTTCTGAAAAACTATGTTCAAGCCACGTTCTTGGAAGGAAGACCACTGCGACAAACCGTCACCGAGTACCTGGGACTGTACAGATGTACCCCGCATGCAACTACCGGAAAATCACCTGCTGAACTTTTACATGTCAGGAAACCACGAACACGACTGGACATCGTTGGGATACCGTCATCTTTACTTGAGGATGATACTGCTGCAGCAATGACCAATCTACGTGAACGCGTGCGCAGGCATCAGCAACAGAGCAAGACCTACACGGACCAGAAACATAGGGCCAAAGCGCCAAAATGTAAAGTAGGAGATTACGTTCGGGTACGCAAACCAGGATTCACTCCAAAAGGAATGCCgtcattctccaagccactcgAAATCATCCAACAAAAAGGGAGGTACTCGTTCCTACTAGCCGACGGCAACACATGGAACGCATCAAAGTTCGCACCAGCGGCTATTCAACCAGCAAGCAGCAACCCCACACCTTCCACGGAATCCTTCAGGCTGGATTATCCCACCTACATTACTACGGGTATGGATGCCTCCGATGTCCCTGTATCCCAGTCACAACACGAGACCAATCAAGAAGCGGCACCACAAGTTTACCCCCCTGCTACTGGCATCGGTGCGCCAACTGATGTGCCAGGGGCAGGATCACGTTTGCCTTCGAACGAAGGTGCGGGACAGCAGACACGTCTGCTGCCTCCGAGACATAGACGTCCTCCCAAAATATACGGGGACCCCGTCGGTCATTAA